In Pseudorasbora parva isolate DD20220531a chromosome 1, ASM2467924v1, whole genome shotgun sequence, the DNA window GGCGGCTCTGTTACGTCATTTAGAATGTGACATCACAGTAATCAGGTATAAAAAGGCTTATGCTGTTGAATCTTCACAACTTGCTGTTCGTTGATgatcatttcagtttttcttgtGTATTTCACTTGATTCGTGCTTTAATCACAACAACTTGCTTGCTTTTTGGATACTTTGTTTTATTACGCAATAGATTTGCCAATATTACAACATTTTTATCTGTACACGACTCAAATCGGCACCGATAAATAACAAACCGCTGACCTCGCTTCACATCTTGCAGTGACAGTCGGCGGTTAGCCTAGTTAAGGCGTAAAAATGCTTTTTACTTTACTAGGACTGTACGCTTTGTACCAACGAGAACGGAAGAAACCCAACAACACCCAAAATGAAAACGAGGACCAGAGTGATGATGGTAAGTAAATGAGATGTTCATgtggccccactttacattaggtggccttaagtaacGTTACTATGTacatacatcaaaaaataagtgcaatgtacttactgtgttcaaattgcaTTGCAAAGCATTTGCTGATAATGAGGTGTGATAcgggtacactgtaaaaaatttctaGTGCTTTCGAcgaattattatttagtaactagttccacagatGTTTTACCTTCACTCAATTTCGTTCTAGaaattgttacctgaattaatattttttaattggctcaaacttgacttcaactttaaaatgtatgtttactcaacctgtttttataattaattcaactaaaacgttttaattaagggtttcatttttaaatggttttaattgttactagaaattgcagtggtggaactagttacaacatgttatagtgaggataaaaacaaattaaagcacattgtatcatctgcatttataacatttgtcataaaaacaatacattttcataagaatgaatttcaaatttctttaaataataaaaaaatgaccaaagccctTGTCACTTTTctataatgtctttaatgcacctttagttttgaaactacacacacagtcaaagtagatacagtggagcattcttgctacgtgtcagtgtttcagctggtaaagggatagttcaccaaaaatgaaaattctgtcctcatttactcgccctcatgttgttcaaatcctgtatgattttttgttctgctgaacacaaaataagatatttggaagaatgtttgtaacaaaggagatagagcaaccattacCATAGTATTTCCctcctactatggtagtgaatggttgctccatctgctgggttacaaacattcttacgaatatcttattttgtgttcagcagaacaaagaaactcatacaggtttggaacaacatgagggtaaatgacataattttcattattGGGTGAAAAGGTTTTCCCTTTAAGAAGAACTGAGTGGCTTGGATGAGAAACTTTGCAACGagcctacttttataaaatgttgactggattcgcgttttttagtccagtcaacatttgcaattctaaatgctaactggatttgaaaatgtcaattaatttaaagtttttcaaatatatttctgcagacttaatataatatgtcttcttaactaagcacaagtaagaaaattagttcaagtacaatgtaaaaacacacatgtacacaataagtgcattgtataaAATGATTACCGGTAAttcaaatgttagtacatagtagttaaggccacctaatataaagttcaTGTTATGAGAATATGTAACTCTTTTTGCTTATTGGAGTCTGCACTGGCTCTAtgcttatttttgttattatttggGTTTTTTGGGAGGAAAGTCAAAAATTTAGAAGCACAGTTGAAGTAAATTTTATTAATACTGTAATATTTGTCATTACTATCTTTAGGTGAGCCTTCTTATCTTCTTGACCCTGAAGTCGAAGATGACCATCACGACCAGTCAAAGGGAGAACCAGTTACTGTTGACCCTGAAGTCGAAGATGACCATCACGACCAGTCAAAGGGAGAACCAGTCACTGGTGACCCTGAAGTCGAAGATGACCATCACGACCAGTCAAAGGAAGAACTAGTCACCGGTGACCCTGAAGTCGAAGATGACCATCACGACCAGTCAAAGGGAGAACCAGTCACTGGTGACCCTGAAGTCGAAGATGACCATCACGACCAGTCAAAGGGAGAACCAGTCACTGGTGACCCTGAAGTCGAAGATGACCATCACGACCAGTCAAAGGGAGAACCAGTCACTGGTGACCCTGAAGTTGAAGATGACCATCACGACCAGTCAATTGAGGGCCTTATCATTAGTGACCCTGAAGTTGAAGATGACCATTATGACCAGTCAATTGAGGGCCTTATCATTAGTGACACTCACGACGATGAGGACTCGAGTGACGACGATGAGGACTCAAGTGATGACGATGAGGACTCGAGTGACGACGATGAGGACTCGAGTGACGACGATGTCTTTTACAGTGCACTAGAGGACATTGTGGCACATCAGTTGAgcccactgctggctaaaaagGGAACCCTTATGGGTCAGTTTGTTAACAAAACCCTAAcataacccaacacacacacacacacacactttaatcaGCGGTTTAATGGTTTATACTTTAAATTGACGTTAAAACATGCTTTGGTTAAGGTTGGTggaaaagtgttttttaaatatttcatttattatgTATGGGTGAAGTTGTATATtttatacttatttttttaatgcctaCTACATAAAAAATGTCGTTTTTTAAATAGTCCTGTAGTGATGAAAGCACAAATATTCAATTTAGTAACTCAATTAATATATGTATCATATGGTTTTAGATAATGTAGCTGGTGTCACTGCTTCACATTTCATGTcaaaaactcttttttttcttttaacagACATAAATTCCTGCTGCTATGAAATTGGCATCAAACTGGGTCAAGGAGGCTTTGGAGCTGTTCATGCAGCGACTCGTTTAAAAGATAACCTTCAGGTATCAATTTTCATTACTTACAATATCTATCTAGAAGCTaatttatgttgtattatacTTGTCTGACTCTCTCATATCCAAGCACTCTTAGTGTGTCTTATATTCACTATTAAGTGCACTTGACATGTCAGACCTGCTCTTCATGTTTAAAGTGTTATTTATGAAACTGTACGTGTTTCATGAATTCAGGTTTAATGACTGAAATATATAAACTTTGAACATATGAATTCTAACGCAAATcctgtgtgtttttttcatcAGGTGGCGGTGAAATTTGCGTCTAAAGAGGATGCAGAATTTGTCAGTGTTGTAAGTACTCTgcgctctctctttttttccactCAGTTACTGCTTTTAATTTCATACATCTCATATTTACTggtttttgaatagacaaacTACCAGTGTCAAGTTTAAATCCTTCTACTCCTCATAATATCTGTGTTTTCTAGGACCGCTATTCCACACCAGTTCCCCTCGAGGTTGCTCTACATATTCGAGCAAATCAGCTCAGGGTTCCTCAAATAATCCAGCTTCTGGACTGGCAGGATGAAGCTGACTGCTACATTATGGTGATGGAGCGGCCCATGCCCTGTCAGTCCTTGGATGACTTCTTAGAGAGCTACACGGGCACCATGGATGAGGAGGATTTAGCCCGTATTATCATGTGGCAGACAATATTTGCAGTGCAGACGTGCTGCCAGCTTGGAGTGTTCCACAGGGATATAAAGCTAGAAAACCTGCTGATTAACCCGGACACTCTTGAAGTCAAATTAATAGACTTCGGATGCGGCGAATTTCTTACCTCTGCGGGTTACACATCCTTTGCTGGTATTTATGGTTTctcaaagttaaaaatgttgttaGCATCAAATAATTTCTTGCAAGGTAATAAATATTCTAGTCAAaacttacaaataaaatatttttctccagGCACAGAAGAGTTCTTCCCTCCAGAGTATTGGATCAAGGGCAGGTACTACGGGGAACAAACAACAGTGTGGTCACTCGGCATACTGTTGTTTGTTATACTGTGTGGGCATTTTCCCAAGAGCCGAGACATGGAGAAGCTCCTCAAAGAAAACATGTGGAGCAGAGATGGCTTGTCACAAGGTGAGATCTTAATTTGAGCAGAGGACAATCTGAATTCGGAAACCTTCTAGATGCAGAAAAAATGAACATGTGAGCCTAGTGGTGTTTGTGAAGTTTAAGGTAATAATCAGACATCTTTCTCCACAGAATGCTGCGATTTTATTGGCTGTTGTCTGAAGCTCGACCCAGAGAAGCGGATTAAACTGGACAATGTCAATCTCCACAACTGGTTTAAGGTATTAATTACAAGCTTTGAAGTCTTTTTGATTCGGTTTACTTATCAGACTTAGCTTTTTTATGAGCTGCAACTGTCATCGAGTCAATCCTGATACAGATGACAAGTAGGGCCGAATATGTACACCtcctaaaatattttgttcttaACTGTCCAAATGTAAGAATATTACCTCTCTTTATTGCACATTTGTTTTTTATGCAgtttttgtaatgtatttagacaAATAACCtgatttctgtttttatttcagaTGTGAAGAATAACAACTTAAGAATTATGGGTCTGGCACCAACAGCCTAAcatacagcacac includes these proteins:
- the LOC137087153 gene encoding serine/threonine-protein kinase pim-1-like, producing MDINSCCYEIGIKLGQGGFGAVHAATRLKDNLQVAVKFASKEDAEFVSVDRYSTPVPLEVALHIRANQLRVPQIIQLLDWQDEADCYIMVMERPMPCQSLDDFLESYTGTMDEEDLARIIMWQTIFAVQTCCQLGVFHRDIKLENLLINPDTLEVKLIDFGCGEFLTSAGYTSFAGTEEFFPPEYWIKGRYYGEQTTVWSLGILLFVILCGHFPKSRDMEKLLKENMWSRDGLSQECCDFIGCCLKLDPEKRIKLDNVNLHNWFKM